In Pongo abelii isolate AG06213 chromosome 15, NHGRI_mPonAbe1-v2.0_pri, whole genome shotgun sequence, a single window of DNA contains:
- the LOC100445249 gene encoding transmembrane protein 92-like yields the protein MEKISGVPGLMPALLLSLLAGSQNVAAKCGLSFTCPKGFKCCGDSCCQENEFLPGPLRIFVIIFLVILPVLCICGLAKRFCPNCRDLDPDALTDCRGPQELPSIIPLERVRASLSAPPPRYSEVILKPTRGPTPTEPPSPYSFRPEKYTGDQRAIDNPAF from the exons ATGG aaaaaatatctgggGTCCCCGGCCTCATGCCCGCCTTGCTGCTCAGCCTGCTGGCTGGCTCCCAAAATGTTGCAGCTAAATGTGGTCTCTCCTTCACCTGCCCCAAAGGATTCAAATGCTGTGGCGACAGCTGCTGCCAGGAGAACGAGTTCCTCCCTGGCCCGTTGAGGATCTTCGTCATCATTTTCCTGGTCATCCTGCCCGTCTTGTGCATCTGTGGCCTGGCTAAGCGCTTCTGTCCCAACTGCAGAGACCTGGACCCAGACGCCCTGACGGATTGCCGAGGGCCCCAGGAACTGCCCTCCATCATCCCCCTAGAGAGGGTCAGAGCATCCCTCTCTGCTCCCCCACCCCGCTACAGTGAGGTGATTCTGAAGCCTACCCGGGGCCCGACTCCCACAGAGCCACCTTCTCCCTACAGCTTCAGGCCTGAAAAATATACCGGGGATCAGAGGGCCATTGACAACCCAGCTTTCTGA